A window from uncultured Desulfobacter sp. encodes these proteins:
- a CDS encoding D-2-hydroxyacid dehydrogenase, producing MKIVVLDGFTLNPGDLNWDKFLEIGDLKVYDRTSPEEIRKRTAGADIVLTNKTVLTAEDIAAMDNVKYIGVLATGVNVVDLEYTKKNGITVTNVPGYSGSSSAQAVFALILELTNRVGHHSQTVTDGKWSASKDFCYWDYPLMELEGITLGIVGYGGIGKAVAKIALAFGMNILIYNRSVPPDLPDGITYSDLDNLIKSSDIISLHCPLTPQTKGMINKESLAQMKKTSYLINTSRGPLIVENDLADALNQGIIAGAAMDVLDVEPPDKSCPLLTADNCYITPHIAWATLASRERLMSIAVENIKKYLAGTPQNVVPRK from the coding sequence ATGAAAATAGTTGTTCTTGATGGATTTACCCTGAACCCGGGAGATCTTAACTGGGATAAATTTTTGGAAATTGGTGATCTGAAGGTGTACGACAGAACATCTCCCGAAGAGATCCGGAAACGGACGGCCGGCGCAGATATAGTGTTGACCAATAAAACCGTACTGACGGCCGAAGACATCGCAGCAATGGACAATGTTAAATATATCGGGGTTTTGGCAACAGGGGTCAATGTCGTCGACCTTGAATATACCAAAAAGAACGGGATTACGGTGACCAACGTTCCCGGATATTCCGGTTCTTCATCGGCCCAGGCGGTTTTTGCCCTGATTCTGGAACTGACAAACAGGGTGGGCCACCACAGCCAGACGGTAACGGATGGAAAATGGTCGGCGTCAAAGGATTTCTGCTATTGGGATTATCCGCTTATGGAATTGGAAGGCATTACATTGGGTATTGTCGGCTATGGCGGCATCGGCAAAGCTGTGGCAAAGATCGCACTGGCTTTTGGAATGAATATTCTGATTTACAACCGCTCGGTCCCCCCTGATCTTCCCGACGGAATCACCTATTCGGATCTGGACAACCTGATCAAATCCAGCGATATCATATCCCTGCACTGCCCGTTGACCCCCCAGACAAAAGGCATGATCAACAAAGAGAGCCTGGCGCAAATGAAAAAGACATCCTATTTGATCAATACCTCCCGGGGACCGCTGATTGTGGAAAACGATCTGGCAGACGCATTAAATCAAGGTATTATTGCCGGGGCTGCCATGGATGTCCTTGACGTAGAACCCCCGGACAAGAGCTGCCCGCTGCTGACGGCTGACAACTGCTACATCACCCCCCACATTGCCTGGGCAACCCTTGCATCCAGGGAGAGGCTGATGTCCATAGCTGTTGAAAACATAAAAAAATATCTGGCAGGAACCCCTCAAAATGTAGTTCCCAGAAAATAA
- a CDS encoding SPFH domain-containing protein — protein MVIFVLFLIVSRFFTTIPAGHVGVGTLFGKVQSDIYTEGIHLINPLVKITLFDARQKTHKEEMGVPSSDQLITRFDLSIQYRLIKEQAPVMLKETGTPKESH, from the coding sequence GTGGTAATTTTTGTCTTATTTCTTATTGTTTCCCGGTTTTTTACCACCATACCCGCAGGCCATGTGGGTGTCGGGACCCTGTTTGGTAAAGTGCAGTCCGATATTTATACCGAAGGCATTCACCTGATTAATCCGCTGGTAAAAATCACGCTTTTTGACGCCAGGCAAAAAACCCACAAAGAGGAGATGGGGGTGCCGTCCAGCGACCAGCTCATCACCCGGTTTGACCTCTCCATCCAGTACCGCCTGATTAAAGAGCAGGCACCTGTGATGCTCAAGGAAACCGGTACGCCCAAGGAAAGTCATTGA